The following proteins are encoded in a genomic region of Opisthocomus hoazin isolate bOpiHoa1 chromosome 4, bOpiHoa1.hap1, whole genome shotgun sequence:
- the FAM43A gene encoding protein FAM43A, whose protein sequence is MLPWKRSKVELAAGEARRQSKPKAYAVAVPYSALTSLARACPERALHRVGSMFRSKRRKFRVTGEDPTYTVLYLGNATTIQSKGEGCTDLAVCKIWSKSEAGRQGTRMKLTISAQGIRMAHAEDKGPRRPGHLYLLHRVTYCVADPRLPRVFAWIYRHELKHKAVMLRCHAVLVSKPEKAKAMALLLYQTSAAALAEFRRLKKRDDARHQQQQLVGEQSIPLVPLRKLLNGQCCYKPPVERSRSAPKLGSITEDLLGEEQEERATLCDCEDILEALGEPDGELLPPGAGRAEGPELGRLLRDLGGLSLGNDLRSLRADLRVRRLLSGESTGSESSLESGGADGAGPPCDGAEQPPPADPETG, encoded by the coding sequence ATGCTGCCCTGGAAGCGCAGCAAGGTGGAGCTGGCGGCGGGCGAGGCGCGGCGGCAGAGCAAGCCCAAGGCGTACGCGGTGGCCGTGCCCTACTCGGCGCTCACCTCGCTGGCCCGCGCCTGCCCCGAGCGCGCGCTGCACCGCGTGGGCAGCATGTTCCGCTCCAAGCGGCGGAAATTCCGCGTCACCGGCGAGGACCCCACGTACACCGTGCTCTACCTGGGCAACGCCACCACCATCCAGTCCAAGGGCGAGGGCTGCACCGACCTGGCCGTCTGCAAGATCTGGAGCAAGAGCGAGGCCGGGCGGCAGGGCACCAGGATGAAGCTGACCATCAGCGCGCAGGGCATCCGCATGGCCCACGCCGAGGACAAGGGGCCGCGGCGGCCCGGCCACCTCTACCTGCTGCACCGCGTCACCTACTGCGTGGCCGACCCCCGCCTGCCGCGCGTCTTCGCCTGGATCTACCGCCACGAGCTGAAGCACAAGGCGGTGATGCTGCGCTGCCACGCCGTCCTGGTCTCCAAGCCCGAGAAGGCGAAGGCCATGGCCCTGCTGCTCTACCAGACCTCGGCCGCGGCGCTGGCCGAGTTCCGCCGGCTGAAGAAGCGGGACGACGCgcggcaccagcagcagcagctggtgggcGAGCAGAGCATCCCGCTGGTGCCGCTGCGCAAGCTGCTCAACGGGCAGTGCTGCTACAAGCCGCCGGTGGAGCGGAGCCGCAGCGCGCCCAAGCTGGGCTCCATCACGGAGGACCTGCTGggcgaggagcaggaggagcgggCCACGCTCTGCGACTGCGAGGACATCCTGGAGGCGCTGGGCGAGCCCGACGGCGAGCTGCTGCCCCCCGGCGCCGGCCGCGCCGAGGGCCCGGAGCTGGGCCGGCTCCTCCGCGACCTGGGCGGGCTCAGCCTGGGCAACGACCTGCGCTCGCTGCGCGCCGACCTGCGCGTCCGCCGCCTGCTCTCCGGCGAGAGCACGGGCAGCGAGTCCTCCCTGGAGAGCGGCGGGGCGGACGGCGCCGGCCCGCCCTGCGACGGCGCCGAGCAGCCGCCCCCCGCCGACCCCGAGACCGGCTGA